From a single Osmerus mordax isolate fOsmMor3 chromosome 6, fOsmMor3.pri, whole genome shotgun sequence genomic region:
- the thrap3a gene encoding thyroid hormone receptor-associated protein 3 has product MSKTARSASRSRSRSRSRSPTRSRSRSRSRSRSRKRRYSSRSRSRSRSPHGQGRNPPREYQNNRGFRGFHRGFRRPYYFRGRGRGFFPRGRYQRGGGGGGYNNNYRPNGWQNYRQHPQQNQHQQYYPHSPRRGRSRSPKKHSGSPRSHSHSDRSSSPRSRHRSPSSSSSSSRSSSPRRKSAGGAGRLNARDVREEEREASKEGQKGGGGGGGEEAAPLTGGAGGAEEAEEGASANGNAKANKAVGRWQGLTDYSTSPRREGSLFPAATPGQASPAQAPPAQAPPAQAPQASPPPHNSGDAGNGGPSSRSPLFSGFGFFSKEDSLADKEAISSAFKKFLEEHNNKKKLQSALENGREKGPNGVEAEPGKGTGKPLEASVPRALRAAGEAQRERRYEREASEAGVSLSSFLKNSPFLCEDEEREEREERAPKPRPKQPRQDARPNEDAGPRGRATRSARQLFEERFGQWEELAYAPAARDDDLEAEGHTGRKQEAAIAAVLAQRKQVAMFSGCPSPEKGSRARRKERAVSSPSPSPSPPPRRNSDREKFLLRGVGDSPPRASGKKGEFCVRMDGLREGIASSSKAVLGERRACRDLGLLSEQEGFCTSLRHAHRSPAELYAQHIVTIVHRIRAQHFSSSEMTLNERFAMYQRRAEEKEMDKPRKSPEIHRRIDVSPSAFKKQSHLSERMRNSEDGSYKNHGRATRSDSNDLRLDIERRKKHPTQEHPTQEQDCKRGGRGRREEGGSPDSGREQLAEKSSRHRKKSKKCKKKHSRSSSSSSSSDSEGEAGVGFPQEEAPPREEGFNRARLGPRDAGGPVERGQPRGGFQLRIRGRGWNRGNYQGNHQGNGGVPSNVPPHANNEDWDPEYTPKSRKYYLHDDRDEEGNRRWFDNRGRGRGYFPPARGRFLVRKGPPGTSSNGSPRWSHDKFLGTREGGQEEGGQDHKEGGQEGVMDTSEQ; this is encoded by the exons ATGTCCAAGACGGCCAGATCAGCCTCGCGCTCCCggtccaggtccaggtcccGCTCACCGACCCGATCCCGATCCCGAAGCCGATCCAGATCCCGATCAAGGAAACGACGATACAG ctccaggtCTCGCTCCAGGTCTCGTTCTCCTCACGGCCAGGGCCGGAACCCCCCCAGGGAGTACCAGAACAACCGGGGGTTCCGTGGGTTCCACCGCGGGTTCCGCAGGCCGTACTACTTCCGCGGCCGTGGGCGGGGCTTTTTCCCGCGCGGGCGCTACCAGCGTGGCGGCGGGGGCGGCGGCTACAACAACAACTACCGTCCCAACGGCTGGCAGAACTACAGACAGCACCCCCAGCAGAACCAGCACCAGCAGTACTACCCTCACAGCCCCAGGAGAGGGCGCTCTCGCAGCCCTAAGAAGCACTCGGGGAGCCCTCGCTCCCACAGCCACTCAGACCGCTCCTCCTCGCCCCGGTCCAGGCaccgctccccctcctcctcctcctcctcgtcacgttcctcctcccccaggcggAAGTCTGCGGGCGGGGCGGGCCGGCTGAATGccagggatgtgagggaggaggagagggaggcctcCAAGGAGGgtcagaagggaggaggaggcgggggaggtgaggaggccgCTCCGCTCacagggggtgctgggggggccgaggaggctgaggagggagcTAGCGCTAACGGTAACGCTAAGGCTAACAAGGCCGTGGGCAGGTGGCAGGGTCTGACCGACTACAGCACCAGCCCCAGGAGAGAGGGCTCTCTGTTCCCAGCTGCCACGCCTGGCCAGGCCTCCCCGGCCCAGGCCCCCCCGGCCCAAGCCCCCCCGGCCCAGGCCCCCCaggccagcccccctccccacaactCTGGTGATGCTGGAAACGGGggcccctcctccaggagccCCTTGTTCTCTGGCTTCGGCTTCTTCTCCAAAGAGGACAGCCTGGCAGACAAGGAAGCCATCTCGTCTGCCTTCAAAAA GTTTTTGGAAGAACACAATAATAAGAAAAAGCTCCAGTCGGCCTTGGAGAACGGCCGGGAGAAAGGGCCGAACGGCGTGGAGGCGGAGCCGGGGAAGGGGACCGGCAAGCCCCTCGAGGCGTCTGTCCCGCGAGCCCTCAGAGCCGCTGGCGAGGCGCAGAGAGAGCGCAGGTACGAGAGGGAGGCCAGCGAGGCTGGCGTGTCTCTCAGCAGCTTCCTGAAaaactctcccttcctctgcgaggacgaggagagggaggagagggaggagagggcaccCAAACCCCGCCCCAAACAGCCCCGCCAGGACGCCAGGCCAAACGAGGACGCCGGGCCGAGGGGCAGGGCGACGCGCTCGGCCCGCCAGCTGTTCGAGGAGCGGTTTGGCCAATGGGAGGAGCTGGCGTATGCGCCGGCCGCCAGAGACGATGACCTCGAGGCTGAGGGTCACACGGGCAGGAAGCAGGAGGCGGCTATAGCTGCCGTGCTGGCCCAGAGAAAACAGGTGGCCATGTTTTCTGGCTGCCCCTCCCCCGAGAAAGGGAGCAGGgctaggaggaaggagagggctgtgtccagcccctcgccctccccctcgcctccccccagGAGGAACTCTGACAGGGAAAAGTTCCtgctcaggggggtgggggactcACCCCCAAGGGCTTCTGGGAAAAAAGGAGAGTTCTGTGTGAGAATGGATGGCCTCAGGGAAGGCATTGCCAG CTCCTCCAAGGCGGTGTTGGGCGAGCGGCGTGCGTGTCGTGACCTGGGGCTGCTCTCAGAGCAGGAGGGCTTCTGCACCTCCCTCCGTCACGCTCACAGGAGCCCCGCCGAGCTGTACGCCCAGCACATCGTTACCATCGTCCATCGCATCAGAG cacagcactTCTCCTCGTCAGAAATGACCCTCAACGAGAGGTTTGCCATGtaccagaggagagcagaggagaaggagatggataAGCCAAGGAAGAGTCCAGAGATACACAG GAGAATTGATGTTTCTCCGAGTGCTTTTAAGAAACAGTCTCACCTCTCTGAGCGGATGAGAAACTCCGAGGACGGCAGTTACAAG AACCACGGCAGAGCGACCAGGAGCGACTCCAACGACCTCCGGCTGGATATTGAGCGCCGTAAAAAGCACCCCACCCAGGAGCACCCCACCCAGGAGCAGGACTGTAAACGGGGAGgaagggggcggagggaggagggcggctCTCCTGACTCTGGGAGAGAGCAGTTGGCTGAGAAGTCGTCCAGACACCGAAAGAAATCAAA gAAATGTAAGAAGAAGCAttctcgctcctcctcctcctcctcttcatctgactctgagggggaggctggagtgGGGTTCCCCCAGGAGGAGGCCCCCCCTAGAGAGGAGGGCTTCAACAGGGCTCGCCTGGGGCCCCGGGACGCAGGGGGCCCCGTGGAGAGGGGGCAGCCGCGCGGAGGATTT CAGCTCAGAATAAGAGGCCGAGGCTGGAACCGAGGGAACTACCAGGGGAACCACCAGGGGAACGGAGGGGTCCCCTCAAACGTGCCCCCGCACGCCAACAATGAGGACTGGGACCCCGAGTACACCCCCAAGAGCAGGAAGTACTACCTG catGACGACAGGGACGAGGAAGGGAACAGGAGGTGGTTTGACAACCGGGGGCGAGGACGGGGTTACTTCCCCCCCGCGAGAGGCCGTTTCCTGGTCCGGAAGGGTCCGCCGGGCACCAGCAGCAACGGGAGTCCCCGCTGGAGCCACGACAAGTTCCTggggaccagggagggggggcaggaggagggggggcaggaccacaaagagggggggcaggagggggttaTGGACACCTCTGAGCagtga